The Starkeya sp. ORNL1 DNA window CCACATGGCCCTCGCCCCGCTCCACCATGCCGGGCAGCGTGGTGCGCACGGTGTAGAGCAGGCCCTTGATGTTGGTGTCGACCATGTCCTCCCAATCCTCGAGGCTGGCGCGGTGCGCCGGCTCGAGGCCGAGCGCGAGGCCGGCATTGGCGAACACCACGTTCAGCGCCGCGAACGGCTCGGGGAGCGAGGACAGCGCATCGGTGAGCGCCGCATTGTCGCGCACATCGACCTCCAGCGGATGGAGCCGCGGGCCGAGTTCATCGCGCAGCGCGATCAGCCGGTCGGCGCGCCGGCCGGTGGCGACCACATGGGCGCCGGCGCGGGCGAAGCGGCGGGCGGTGGAGGCGCCGATGCCGGAGGTGGCGCCGGTCACCAGGACCCTGAGCGTGGACGGATCGAGCATCTGGTACATGCGGCCTCCTCATCAATGTTGCACCGCCAGATAACGCCAACCGGACGCAGCGTCCATTACCTGGAAGGCCGAGGTCCGGCCGGTCCGGCATGCTTAAGCATTTATTGAACATGACGCCCGAATGTGTGGACTTGCCCTATCGGCCGCTGTGGGGTCATGCTGACGCCACGATCCTCATCGACAACGTCACCAAGACGACACGAACAAGCAACGACAAGAAGCGGGCAAACGGGATGAAATGCGGCTGCGTATTGGCCGCATTGGGGACGCGCACGGTGCGGGCCGTGACGAGGAGTGACAATATGAACGCCACCACCCTTGCGGCAACGACAGCCGCCGCCTTGCTGCTGGCAGGCTGCAGCACGGTTCTCGACGGGTTTGGTTCGGCGTCCAGTTCCGCTTCTTCACCCGTGGAAAGCGCGAAGATCACCCCGGCGCCGACCGGCTCGGTGGAAAGCTCCGCCGTGCCTGCCGCGCAGCCGGCCTATGGCGCCGCCGCCGCCACCGCCAGCGCCGCGGTGACACCGAAGCCTTCGACCGCCGCCAACGCTGTCGCCCTCACCGCGCCGCCGGCCGCCACCGCGCCGGGCGGCGTCGCCTATGCCGAACCGGGCGCGGCGCGCACGCAGCTTGCCGGCAAATGGACCTTCACCTGGGATGGCGGGCAGAAGAGCTGCCCGGTCACGCTTTCCACCAGCCAGGGCATGTCCGGACTTGCCGCCAGCGCCGACCTTTCCTGCCCGAACGACATCTTCATGACCAAGGGCTGGGACATGTGGGGCAACGAGATCGTGCTGCAGAACCATCTCGGCAAGGTCACCGCCCGGCTTCAGCCGGCCGGCGGCGGACGCTTTGACGGCGTCGCCACCGCGGACGGTGGCAAGATCACGATGGTACGGCTGTAGGATCTCCCTCGACGCCAGTTTTGACTTCCTTTTCCCTCTCCCCGGTGGGGAGAGGTGACCCGCGCCAGCGGGTCGGTGAGGGGGTGCTCGGCCGGGAAGCCGAGAAGGCCCCTCACCCCACCCCTCTCCGCCAAAGTCGGATCTATCCGACTTTGGGCTTTAGGTTGCTGAACTCTGCAACAGCCGAGTTCAGTGCGGGGAGAGGGAGCTAGTCGCACCCGGTGATCTTGGCCGGCAACGTTATTCCTAATCCTTGCTTCATTTAATAGTGAATGTCGCGGAACTGCTGCGGCAGCAGATATTTATGCCTTGCGGACCGGAGATGCTTCGCCGAGGCAAATAAAATAAAGGATGCGTTAACGGGCGAAGCCAATCATCTTGTCCATGAGCGGAACCGATTGATTCGGTTTTGTCATCGGAGGAGGTTCTGATGCTGCACGTGTCGGGCGTGACCTCGTCGGGCGTGTCCCCCCTGCTGGCGGGAAGCCGCGGCAAGTCCGATGAACTGCGCCCCGCCGAGCCCGCTTCGCTCACGCACCTCATGTCGAACCACCTCGCCGCCGCCCGTCCGCGCTCCGACGCGGAGGCGCTGCGCCTGCTGCGCCAGGCCTTCCCGGGTGCGCCGCTCGCCGCCCGCGTCGCGGCGATGGCGGGCTGGGTGCGCTGAACTCTTTTCCGGGGACTGCGTGAACATCCTTCGAGGCTCCGGCTGCGCCGGAGCACCTCAGGATGACGTGGTTCTATAAAGCGACGTCATCCTGAGGTGCTCGCGAAGCGAGCCTCGAAGGATGCTGACGCAGAGCGGCCTCAGTTCAACCGCCCGGGCCGGTCTTCCGCGCCGTCATCATCCGTCAGCACCAATTCCTCGGCCTCCGCTGCCACCGCCGCTTGCGGGTGGGTTGCGGCGTAGTCGCGGGAGAGCTGGGCGTAGCGCATCACCGAGAAGGGCAGCATCGACAGATAGGCGACGGTGAGCACCGCGAGCACCGGCCACGGCCAGGTGACCAGAACGGCGACGAACAGCACCACGCAGACGAACAGCGGCAGCACCGCGTCGCGCGGGATGCGGCTGCCGAGTTGCTTGCCGGACCAGGCCGGCAGGCGCGAGACCATCAGCAGCGCGATGCCGAGGCAGTAGGCCGCTGCCACCGCCGGCGAGGCCATGAGGCGCGGCAGGCCGATCAGTTCCAGATAGATCGGCAGCAGCACGCAGATGGCGCCGGCCGGCGCCGGCACGCCGGTGAAGAAATCCCCGGCGAAGGGCGGCTTGTTGGGGTCTTCCAGCATCACGTTGAAGCGCGCGAGACGCAGCGCCGCGCAGATGGCGAAGGCCAGCGCGGCGATCCAGCCGACCGAGCCCAGCGTCTCCAGCCCCCACACATAGAGCACCAGGCCAGGCGCCACGCCGAAGCAGACGAAGTCCGACAGGCTGTCGAGCTCGGCGCCGAAGCGCGAAGTGCCGTGCAGCATGCGCGCAAGGCGGCCGTCCATGCCGTCCAGCACCGCGGCCAGCACGATGGAGGCGAGCGCCAGCTCCAGCCTGCCTTCGATCGCCATGCGGATGCCGGTGAGGCCGGCGCACAGCGCCAGCAGCGTGACCAGGTTCGGCACCAGCACGCGGATCGGCACCGCCTGGAAGCGGCGGCGCTTCGGCTCCGGCAATTCCCTCATATCGGGATCGAAGGGCGGGAACGGGTTCGACATCAGCGAAGTCCTCGGGCGCAGTGCAGCGGCTTGATGCTTGACGACGTTACGTCAATGCGGACGGTCAGCTTACACGAAAGGCGAGCTCGCGCGCAGGCGCGGCGAGATCGGCGATGACGGTTTCGCCGGCAATGGCGCGCTGGCCCTCGGCCACCGCCGGGCGGGTGCCAACGGGCAGATAGACGTCGACCCGCGAGCCGAAGCGGATCAGGCCGTAGCGCTCGCCGGTGCCGATGGCCTCGCCCTCGCGCACGAAGGAGACGATGCGACGCGCCACCATGCCGGCGATCTGCACCACGCCGACCTGCCCGATCGGCGTCTCCAGCACCATGCCGCTGCGCTCATTGTCCTCGCTCGCCTTGTCGAGATCGGCGCTGAGGAACTTGCCGGGCTTGTAGGCGATGCGCAGGATGCGCCCGCCGATCGGCGCCCGGTTCACATGGACGTCGAACACGTTCATGAAGATGCACACCCGCGGCAGCGGCTTGTCGCCGAGATCAAGCTCGCGCGGCGGAATGGCGGGGCCGACGAGGCAGATCCGCCCGTCCGCCGGCGACACGATGAGGCCATCGCGCAGCGGGGTGACGCGCTCGGGATCGCGGAAGAAATAGGCGATCCAGGCAGTGATGAGCACGGCGATCCAGCCGAGCGGCGGGACGAGCCAGAGCAGCACGACGGAGACGCCGGCGCCGATCAGCAGGAAGGGGTAGCCCTCGCGGTGGACCGGCGCGAGGCCGTTGCGGATGGAATCGATGACGGACATGGGTGCCTTCCGGATCGGGAAGCGCGCACGGTTAGAGGGCGCGCGCCGGGGCGTCAAATGGGTGGGGGGATCGGGTGGCTTCAAGCATCACTCGATGCCATATCCGATGTGTTCAAAAAAAGCGGCGTCATGAGGACGACGGCGCTCCGCCTCACTCCGATTCAAAAGCAAGGACCGGAGTTCGCCACTCGAGCGCTCTCGGCATCATCGGCCTATATCAGGGACACGAGGCCGGACATGATGACCGCAGCATTGCAGACCAAGCCGCAGCCGACCAAAGCGAATGATCCGCGCTGGGTGCGCATTGTCGCCCGCGACCGGAGCGCGGACGGGGAATTCTGGTATTCCGTGATGACCACCGGCGTCTATTGCCGGCCGTCCTGCGCCTCGCGCGGGGCGAACCCCAGGAATGTCCAGATCCACGACACGCTGGAGGCAGCGAAGGCGACCGGGTTCCGGCCCTGCAAGCGCTGCCATCCGGATGGGCCGTCGATCGAGGCGGAGAATGCCGCGATCGTCGCGCAGGCCTGCCGGCGGATCGAGGAGAGCGAGGACGAGCCGTCGCTGGCCGACCTCGCCGTTGCGGCCGGGCGCAGCACCGGCTATTTCCACCGCATCTTCAAGGCCGCCACCGGCCTGACGCCGAAGGCCTATGCCAGCGCACACCGCGCGGCGAAGGTCCGCGACGGTCTCGCGTCGGGCAATAGCGTGACCGGGGCGATCTATGAGGCCGGGTTCAATTCCAGCGGGCGCTTCTATGAGAAGTCGACGGACCTGCTCGGCATGACGCCGAGCCGCTATCGCGCCGGTGGTGCCGACGAGGAGATCCGCTTCGCGGTGGGCGAGACCTCGCTCGGCGCCATCCTCGTCGCCTCCAGCACCAAGGGCGTGGCGTCGATCCTGCTCGGCACCGAGCCCGAGGCGCTGGTGCGCGAGCTGCAAGACCGCTTCCCGAAAGCCCGGCTGATCGGCGCCGACCGGGACTATGAGGCGCTGGTGGCGCGGGTGGTCGGGTTGGTGGAAGAGCCGACGCTCGGCCTCGATCTGCCGCTCGACGTGCGCGGCACCGCGTTCCAGCAGCGGGTCTGGCAGGCGTTGCAGCAGATCCCGGCGGGGCAGACCGTCTCCTATGCCGAGATCGCCCGCCGCATCGGCGCGCCCAAGGCGGTGCGCGCGGTCGCCGGGGCCTGCGCGGCGAACCACATCGCCGTGGCGATCCCCTGCCACCGCGTGGTGCGCAATGACGGTGCGCTCTCCGGCTATGCCTGGGGCGTGGAGCGCAAGCGCGCGCTGCTGGAGCGCGAGGCGCAAGCGGCCGGCTGAGCGGATTCGAAGGCAAGGACCGGAGTTCGCCACAGCGAGCCCGGTCCTAGCGTGGGTCTCCCGATCAAGACCGGAGCCACGCTGATGAACATCCTCGCACCCATCGCCCCGGCGGATAACTCCGCCGCGGCCCGCATCGCCCGCTATGGCTGGCCTCAGCTCGCCGACGAGCTGAACAGCCACGGCTGCGCGGTGCTGGAAAAGCTGCTGACGCCGGAGGAGTGCCGGCAGGTCGCGGCGCTCTATCCGCAGGAGAGCCATTTCCGCAGCCACGTCCACATGGCGCGCCATGGCTTCGGCAAGGGCGAGTACCGTTATTTCCGCTACCCGTTGCCCGAACTCATCGCCGGCCTGCGCACCGCGCTCTATCCGCGCCTCGCCGACATCGCCAATGAATGGGCCGACCGCATGGGCGTCACCGAGCGCTATCCGGCCGAGCACGCGGCGTTCCTCGCGCAATGCCATGCCGCCGGGCAGACGCGGCCGACGCCGCTGCTGCTGCAATATGTGCCCGGCGACTTCAATTGCCTGCACCAGGATCTCTATGGCGACCTCGCCTTTCCGATCCAGGTGGCGATCCTGCTCTCCGAGCCGGGGCGCGATTTCACCGGCGGCGAGTTCGTGCTGACCGAGCAGCGCCCGCGCATGCAGAGCCGGGCCGAGGTGGTGCCGCTCACCCAGGGCGATGCCGTGGCTTTCGCGGTGCATGACCGGCCGGTGAAAGGCACGCGCGGGCACTACCGGGTGAATTTGCGGCACGGGGTCAGCCGGCTGCGCAGCGGCATGCGGCACACGCTCGGCATCATCTTCCACGACGCGAAGTAATGGAGCGAAAGCGATGACTTTCCTCGCCTTTCACGAGATCGCTGCCAGGCGCGGCGACGGCATGCGGCCGGAATTGCTCGGGCTGATGCGGCGGAATCCGCGCCTTGTCGAACCATCGGGGCCGTATGATAAGCGCGGGACGAATGGCGGCGGGACGCCCATGAGCTATTCCTTCAAGATGACCGACACGCCGGTCGGCCGGCTGAAGCTGGTCGCCGGCGATCTCGGGCTGGCGGCAATCCTGTGGCCGGACGAGGATCCGCGCCGGGTTCGGCTCGGGCCGCTGGTCGAGGACGAGGGCCACCCGATCCTGATCGAGACCGAACGCCAGCTCGCCGCCTATTTCGCCGGCACGCTCACGCGCTTCACCGTGCCGCTCGATTTCCAGGGCACCGCGTTCCAGAAAAGCGTCTGGCAGGCGCTGCTGGCGATCCCGTTCGGCGAGACCCGGTCCTATGGCGAGATCGCCCGGCAGATCGGCAAGCCCAGCGCCGCGCGCGCGGTGGGCGCGGCCAATGGCCGGAACCCGATCTCGATCATCGCGCCCTGCCACCGCCTCCTCGGCTCCAACGGCGAGCTGACCGGATTTGCCGGCGGGCTTGCAGTGAAGGAACATCTGCTCAGGATGGAGGCCGGCGCGCCCATCTCCTGAGCGCCCGACCGCTCCAGGAGCAAGCTCATGTTCGCCGTGCTGTTCGAGGTCTATCCGAAGTCGGACCAGTGGGACGCCTATCTCGGCTATGCCCGCATGCTGAAGCCGGAGATCGAGCGCATCGAGGGTTTCGTCGACAATGTGCGCTACCGCAGCCTGACCCGCGACGGCTGGATCCTGTCGCTCTCCAGCTGGCGTGACGAGAAGGCGCTGGTGCGGTGGCGCACCCAGGCGAGGCACCACGGCGTGCAGGAGAAGGGCCGCTTCGAGGTGTTCAACGACTATCATCTGCGGGTCGGCCAGCTGACGCAGGACACGCACCTGCCCGCCGGCCACGCGCTCATCGAACAGCGGCTGGACGAGACCGAGACCGGCTAGGCCACCGCCATCACCCTGATCGACGCCCACCGCGCGCCGGAATGGGTGAAGGAGTCGGGGCCGGACACGGTGGCGCACTGGCTGGGGCTGGTGCCCGACGCGCCGGGGCTGGTGGCGTGGGACGTGTTCGAGGCGGTGCTGACGCCGGGCGACATCATATTGCTGATGTCATGGAGCGACCGCGCCGCCGCCGAGACTTTCGACGCGCTGGTCTCGCTGCCCGAAGGCGGCCGGCTGCGCCACATCCGCGTGGTGCGCGACTACGGCATGTTCGACCGCCGCGAGGCGCCGCAATATTACCCGGAGGTGACGCGAGGCGCCGGCTAGTTTCCGTCATTGACCAGCTCGCGCCGGCCGACCGCGACGATCTCCCGCGTCAGCTCCGCGAGGTGGCCGGACGACATCCGGTTCACCTGCCAGAACAGCGGGATATCGACCGGCGTATCCGGCACCAGCTCGCGCAGCCGGCCGCTGCGCAGATGATCCGCAACCAATTGGACCGGGTTCATTCCCCACCCCATGCCGGCAAGGCTGGCCTCGACGAAGCTCTGGGTGGAGGGCAACCAATGGGTGGGATGAACGACGGCACGCCCGAACGCCAGCCGGATCCAGCGATCCTGCAAGCCGTCCTTCTGGTTGAAGGTCAGCGCCGGCGCATTGGCCAGCGCCTCGATGGTGACGCCCTCAGGGAAATGCCGCGCGATGAATTCGGGGCTCGCCGTCGCGTGGTAGCGCAGCGCGCCGAGCGCGGTACGCCGACACCCCGGCACCGGCTTGCCCGAGCTGGTGACGGCCCCGGCCACCTGCCCGCGCTGCAGCCACTCGGCGGTGTGGTCCTGGTCGTCGACCGCGATGTCCAGCAGATGCGGCGAGCGGCGGGTGAAGTTCGCCGCGGCCTCGAGGAACCAGGTGCCGAGGCTGTCGGCATTGGTGGCGATACGCAGAGTGACGCGCTGGACATCGCCCTCCAGCCGCGCCGCCGGCAGATGCTGAAGCAGCTCATGCTCCAGCATGCCGACATGCTCCACATGCCGGCACAGCCAGGCGCCCTGCTCCGTCGCGGTGCAGGGCTGGCCGCGCACGATGAGCACCAGGCCGAGCCGCTCCTCCAGCTGCTTGACGCGCTGGGAGACGGCGGACGGCGTGACATTGAGCGCCAGCGCCGCCTTCTCGAAGCTGCCGGCCTGCACCACGGCAGCCAAGGCACGGAGCGCGGGATAGTCCAGCATTAGCCGCCCTTAATCCGATTGATCAGCATTAATTGGGCTAAGGCGGCTGAAAAAGCTAGGCAGCGCGGACCCTCACCGGACACCGCATCATGCCGAGCAGCGCCTTCCTCGCCGGGCTCACCGTGAGCCTCAGCCTCATCCTCGCCATCGGCGCGCAGAACGCCTTCGTGTTGCGGCAGGGGCTGCGCGGCGAGCATGTGTTTGCCGTGTGCCTCGCCTGCGCGGTCTCGGACGCGCTGCTGATCGGCCTCGGGGTGAGCGGCTTCCGGCAGATCGCGGCGCTGGCATCGTGGATCGACCCAACGATGCGCATCGGCGGCGCCGCCTTCCTGCTGTGGTATGGCGCGACCAATCTCTATTCGGCGCTGCGCTCGCGCGGCGCGCTGGTTGCAGCCGAGGCGTGCCCAGCCGCGCTCGGCCCGACGCTGGCGACCTGCCTCGCGCTCACCTGGCTGAACCCGCACGTCTATCTCGACACGGTGGTGCTGATCGGCACCATCTCCACGCAGTTCCCCGGCCGGGCATTGGCTTTCGCGACGGGCGCGACGGCGGCCTCCTTCCTGTTCTTCTTCGCGCTCGGCTATGGCGCCGGCTGGCTGCGCCCGATCTTCGCGCGGCCCTCGGCCTGGCGCATCCTGGAGGCCGGCATCGCCTTCACCATGTGGACGATTGCCGCCCGGCTGCTGATGGATGCGGGGGCGTGACGCGCTTGCGTCCCGGCTGGAAGAACGCGGCACCCGCATGATACCGTCGCCCGCCATTCAAGGAGGGCCCCAATGCGGATCCACGCCATCTCTGCCGTACTGCTGCTTTGCGCAACTGGCCTCGCCCAGGCCCAGGAACCGCCAAACCTCGTTGGGGTGTGGAAAGGCTCCTCACTCGCTGTCGGCATCGGCTCCACGCCGTATCGCGTGCCCGATGGGCCGGGACCGACCTTCTACGAGCAGGCGCAGGAATACACCTACACCTTCACCGAGCAGAAGGGCGCCCGCTTTATCGGCACCCTCGCCGCCGGCAAGGGTACCGAGACCGTGCTCGGGTCGTTCCAGCCGCCCTACTTCACCGGCGGCATCTTCATCGACGATGACGGCCACTACACCTTCACGATGCGCGACGCGACCACGATGGACCTGTGCTACGACCACCTTTATCCGAAGTCCAAGGTGGTGGCCTGCTTCACGCTGAAGAAGCAGTAATCCCGCGAAAGGTGGGGCTCTGCCTCACCTGTCGTTGGGGTTCGGGATGGTGCCGAGGCCGGCCTTCAGCGACTGGATTTCCGCACGGATCGGGGCGAACGGGCCGTAGCGATGCTGTGCCGTCGGGAAACTGTCGGCATAGGGCTCGTACGCCGCGTCCACCGGCTTCAGCAGCAGATCGGGATAGTCGCGATCAATGTCGGGCCGCGAGGGGCGCGGCTGCGAGACGACATAGGCAGCGACATCCCAGGCATCCTCCGGCGCCAGCGTCGGCGCCACCCACGAGGTGCCGTTCGGCATGTTGTCGTGGACGAAGTTCGCCAGCGTGATCAGCCGCGCGGCACCCGCCCCGTCATTGAAGCTGTCCGGTCCCCAGAGCGGCGGCACGCCATAGCCGAGGTCCGGCTGCGCCTCGTTGCGCCGGACGCCGAGACCGTCGCGGCGATGGCATTCGGCGCAGTTCTTCGCATAGAGCGGCGCGCCGCGATTCGGATCGGCCGCGCGGTCCAGCTCCGGCATCGCCCCTGCCCCGCCCCCGGCGATTTTCGCGTCCGGGGGAATATTGGTCGAGAGCACCTTGAGATAGGCGAGGATCGCCTGCATCGGGCGCGCGCTCTCCGGCATCGGCCGGCCGTTCAGGCTGCGCTTCATGCACTGGTTCACCCGATCGAAGATCGAGCTCACCTCGCCGCTGCGCGTGCTGTAGGCGGGATAATCGGCGGAGGCCGCGACCAGCGGCAGGCCGAACTTCTTCAGGCCGGCCTGGAGGTGGCAATTGGCGCAGGCGAGATTATTGCCGGCAAAGCGCGCGTCGGTATCGTCGACGTCGGGACCGATATGGGCGTAGGTCGCCTCGATGATCGAGCGCCCATACCGCGCCAGCCGGCCGAACTCATCATCCGGCAAGGCATCGAGGGCCGGCACGTCCCAGAGCACGATCTTCGCGGGGGGCGACTGCGGCGCGGGTGCGGGCTGGGCGAAAGCGATCACGGCGGGAAGCAGCACCGCCGCGCATAGGGCAGCGACGCTGCTCCCGAAGCCGAGCCGAGCCATGCCGCTGATTCCTTTCACGCGAAGTACTGCCGCTCCCGAAGCGGCGCATCCATACCATTGCTCCCCGGCGATATCGAGCGAAGCGCCGGTGCGTTGACAAGCGGATCGGCGCCGCGATCAATGCTCATGGGGGACGCCATGGATTATGTCTGGCAGCACGATCTGAAGGGCGAAGCGGACCGGCTGCGGCTGATGTCGCGCCTGCTCGATCCATCGAGCCGCTTTCGCCTGCTGCGCACCGGCGTGGGCGCGGGCTGGCGCTGCCTGGAGATCGGCGCCGGCAACGGCTCGGTGTCGCAATGGCTGGCGCGGCAGGTGGGACCCACCGGGCACGTGCTGGCAACCGACCTGCACCCCGATCTGATGCAGGGCATTGCCGGCGGCAATCTCGAGGTGCGCGCCTTCGATGTCGTGCATGACGACCCGCCGGGCGCGCCGTTCGATCTCGTCGCGGTGCGCGCGCTGCTGCACCATCTGCCGGAGCGCCGTACTGTGGTCGCGCGCATGGCGCGCTGGCTGAAGCCGGGCGGCTGGCTGTTCGTGCAGGAGCCCGATTTCTATCCGACCTGGACGGTGGAGCCGCCCTCGCAGAAGACGCTGTGGGAGCAGTTCATCCGCTGGGCGCAGGCTCACCAGATCGACTATTATGTCGGCCGCAAGATCCCGGCCTGGGTGCAGCAGGAAGGCCTCACTGATATCAGCGCGCAGGGCCATGCCGAGCTCTATAATGGCGGCTCGGACTTCGCGCAGTGGTGGGACTACGGCCTGCGCGAGATCGCCGGCCGGCTGAAGAGCGAAGGCGGCGTCTCCGATGCCGCGCTCGACGAGTTCCACACGCTGGCGCGCGATCCCGCCTACTGGACCACGACCATCGCCTTCACCGCGACGACCGCCCGCAAGCCCGGCTGACCGGCCCGGCGCGACCCGTCAGCCCGTCGCGGGGATTTCGAGCTTCTCGAACGTCTGTATGCCGTGGCCCTGCTTGCAGGCGCAGCCATACTGGAGCGCGATCTCGTCGACCAGACGAGCGCGCGCGACGCGTGTGCCGGCGATGGTCCGGTCGACCCATTCATCGGGCACGGTCAGCGACATTCCCGGCTCCAGCAGGCACAGGATTCTTCTCAGTTCGTCGCCGTTCAAGCGAACCTCCGTTGTGCGGGTGGGGTGGTGGCACCGGGGGGTGGTATAAGGCGGCGGGAGATGGGGTTTTGTTGACTGACGATGGGCTAGCGCGGGACGGGAACGCCGCCCTTGCGCTTGATCCGAGCGGCAACACGGAAGAGATCCGGCACATTAACCCGCCGATCCGGCCGCTCCTCGACGACGTACAGGCGCTTTAGGGCGAGCAGCAGGCGTTCGTAAAAATCGCGGGCGTTGAGCGTAGGACTGGAGATCTCTGTCGGTATCCTTGGAACATCGCTGCCACCAGGATTGCGCTGAGCGGTAAGCGTCTTCTCAAGGTTCGCGCCCTTGAACTTGCTGAAAACCTCGGCGCGCTCGGCGGGCACGATCAACCCATCGAGCGACTTCATAACCTCGCCCAGCCAAGGGTGGTCCTCCGCCAGTTCAGTCACCCGGTTTGCCGAAGCGTCTTGCACGCTGTCGCGGATTTCCAGGTAGGACAGCGGCAGCGACGCACCGTCGTTCGTCCGCTCAGCGGCCCGTTTCAGCGCCATTAGAAAGCTTCTCGGGCTAGCTTCGCCGCGGGCGTCGGATAGGTGGCTCGGAAGCCAATTGTAGGTCCGACCGCGGCGCACGCCGCCCATGTGCTCTCCGGCCAAGGCCTCGAAGGCACGCTGCTGCGCCAAAGGATCCGAATACAGAGCGGATTGGTCGACTTTGGGTACGAGGATCGACAGGGCGTCTCCGACCTTCGCCGTGTCCAAATAACGGAATAACAGGGCATAGAGATCTACCGCCGTCCATTTCAAGCGCGCCGCGCTGCCCTTGATCTTGGACGCATCCGGGAAGCGCCAGATCTCCTCGTCGTTGAAGAAGTCGCTGCGCAGAAATACTTTGAAGCGGATCGAAGAATAAGAGTCGCGAAGTTCGAGGCCGACTTCAAGGATGCCACGCACCAAGCGACGAATGGCCCCCCAGTCCGTGCCGGCGATCCGGTCGAGTGCGTCGAAGACGATGAGCAACTTGGCCCCATCGCGGCTCAGGGCTGTGTTGAACTCCGCGAGAAGACGCTCTTCCTCCTCCGCGTGCGCATCCAACCAACGACAGGCGCCGGCCCAACCTTTGTCGGATGCGATCTCCGGCGGAAGCCGTTCGTTGAGCGATCGCGCGGCGGATCGCAAGGTCACGAGTCGCCAGATGGTATTGGCCGGAACATCCTTGAGGGCGGATGTCAGAATTTTCGCTGAGGGGTACTCTTCCCGACCGCGAGCCTGAGCGAAGCCCAATTCGACCCTCAGCTGGTCCAGGCGAAGATTGGGGTAGGATAGAGCGGCGCGACGACGAGCATCGTCAAACGTCAGGATGGCGCTCCAGAAAGACTTACCGACGCCGCGGTCCCCTTCAACGACCATTTCGTCGGGATCAATCGCCTGCGCGTGCGATCGCGGGGTGATAAGCAGGTCCAGATCGGGTTTGTCGGTCGCCGACCACTGCGCGATCGACGGCAGGTTCCGGATCGCGGCGCGTACTTTGGAGACAGCGTCAGTTCGGGCGGTCATGGTTTCTGATCTAATCCCAGTCGTTCGATGCACCAACGCGTGAATGCGCCAAAAGCCGCCTCTGCCACCTCCGGATTGGTCTGCTCGGTGAATTCCAGCGGTTCGTATGTCTGATACCGCGGATCAAAGGCGATCGACACCGGATAGTGCGGCGCATCGCTGTCATCGGGCGCGAAGTTGAACACATCGAGATCACCCGCATCGGACGCCTCGTCGTAAAGTCCCTCCGCGAAGACGGTGGCGATCCGATCAAGGAAGCGTTCCGAGGCCACGACGTCACCCGGATTGGCGACCCGTCCGCGAATGGTCTTGAACCGAAGTCTCCAGTCATCGGCCTCGGGGTTGGTCGGCGCGAAGCGCTGGAGGTAGGTAAGCAGCGCCGAATAGGTGACGAACGACTGGTTGCTATCCGCCATGAAGAGCAACACGTCCGCGCCTAGCGCTAGGAGGGGCGCAGCCGAGATCTCGGACAGGCCGGCGCGCGCATCAATCAGTACGGCATCGTATCGGCGCGTCTCGCACGCGCGTTCAATCAGTTCCGTAACGCGCTTCCCGAAGGTGGTGATCCTGCCGTCTTCCGGAGATTCCAGTAGAGATCGCGAAAGCTTACCCAGGACTGTGCCTGGCGACCGAAAGCATCGCACGCCGAAAGCCGGAATGACATCGATCCGGCCCGAGTCTCGGGCGACCGGACTGGTCCCGATCAGGTCG harbors:
- a CDS encoding LysE/ArgO family amino acid transporter, which translates into the protein MPSSAFLAGLTVSLSLILAIGAQNAFVLRQGLRGEHVFAVCLACAVSDALLIGLGVSGFRQIAALASWIDPTMRIGGAAFLLWYGATNLYSALRSRGALVAAEACPAALGPTLATCLALTWLNPHVYLDTVVLIGTISTQFPGRALAFATGATAASFLFFFALGYGAGWLRPIFARPSAWRILEAGIAFTMWTIAARLLMDAGA
- a CDS encoding c-type cytochrome, whose amino-acid sequence is MARLGFGSSVAALCAAVLLPAVIAFAQPAPAPQSPPAKIVLWDVPALDALPDDEFGRLARYGRSIIEATYAHIGPDVDDTDARFAGNNLACANCHLQAGLKKFGLPLVAASADYPAYSTRSGEVSSIFDRVNQCMKRSLNGRPMPESARPMQAILAYLKVLSTNIPPDAKIAGGGAGAMPELDRAADPNRGAPLYAKNCAECHRRDGLGVRRNEAQPDLGYGVPPLWGPDSFNDGAGAARLITLANFVHDNMPNGTSWVAPTLAPEDAWDVAAYVVSQPRPSRPDIDRDYPDLLLKPVDAAYEPYADSFPTAQHRYGPFAPIRAEIQSLKAGLGTIPNPNDR
- a CDS encoding LysR family transcriptional regulator ArgP is translated as MLDYPALRALAAVVQAGSFEKAALALNVTPSAVSQRVKQLEERLGLVLIVRGQPCTATEQGAWLCRHVEHVGMLEHELLQHLPAARLEGDVQRVTLRIATNADSLGTWFLEAAANFTRRSPHLLDIAVDDQDHTAEWLQRGQVAGAVTSSGKPVPGCRRTALGALRYHATASPEFIARHFPEGVTIEALANAPALTFNQKDGLQDRWIRLAFGRAVVHPTHWLPSTQSFVEASLAGMGWGMNPVQLVADHLRSGRLRELVPDTPVDIPLFWQVNRMSSGHLAELTREIVAVGRRELVNDGN
- a CDS encoding methyltransferase domain-containing protein, which translates into the protein MDYVWQHDLKGEADRLRLMSRLLDPSSRFRLLRTGVGAGWRCLEIGAGNGSVSQWLARQVGPTGHVLATDLHPDLMQGIAGGNLEVRAFDVVHDDPPGAPFDLVAVRALLHHLPERRTVVARMARWLKPGGWLFVQEPDFYPTWTVEPPSQKTLWEQFIRWAQAHQIDYYVGRKIPAWVQQEGLTDISAQGHAELYNGGSDFAQWWDYGLREIAGRLKSEGGVSDAALDEFHTLARDPAYWTTTIAFTATTARKPG
- a CDS encoding methylated-DNA--[protein]-cysteine S-methyltransferase; the encoded protein is MSYSFKMTDTPVGRLKLVAGDLGLAAILWPDEDPRRVRLGPLVEDEGHPILIETERQLAAYFAGTLTRFTVPLDFQGTAFQKSVWQALLAIPFGETRSYGEIARQIGKPSAARAVGAANGRNPISIIAPCHRLLGSNGELTGFAGGLAVKEHLLRMEAGAPIS
- a CDS encoding antibiotic biosynthesis monooxygenase, which gives rise to MFAVLFEVYPKSDQWDAYLGYARMLKPEIERIEGFVDNVRYRSLTRDGWILSLSSWRDEKALVRWRTQARHHGVQEKGRFEVFNDYHLRVGQLTQDTHLPAGHALIEQRLDETETG